The sequence GACATAATAGCCGGCCACCAGGATCAGAATGCCGGCGGCCAGGGCGACCGCCACCCGGCTTGCCGCCGCTCCCCGCGGGGTCCAGCCGATCAGGCCGACGGCTGCACCTTCGACCCCCTTGACGACGGCGGTGGCCAGGATGAACTGGGGAAATCCGATGGCGTCGGCCAGGGCCGGGCCGATCAGGCCCACCAGCCCGCCGATCCAGGGGCCGTAGAGCAGGGCGGCGGCCATCACGAAGGTGTCGCCCAGGTTGAAATAGCCGCCGCTGGCGGGGATTGGGATGCGGATGATGGTGGTGCCCACAAAGGCAAGGGTGGCGAAGGCGGCCAGGATGCCGGTGTTGAAGAGGCGGTTTGCTTGGGAAGACGATGGCATGCGGCGGTTCCTCGGCCCGGGTGGCTTCCGGGCGGTTTCAGGTGTTGGGGGTGCCGGCCCGTCGGCGCAGACGACCGGGGCGGCGTTCCGGCAGACGGGCGATCTCCACGGCCCAGAGGGGAATATACTGAACCGCGCCGCAGATGCCG is a genomic window of Desulfobacteraceae bacterium containing:
- a CDS encoding ECF transporter S component; protein product: MPSSSQANRLFNTGILAAFATLAFVGTTIIRIPIPASGGYFNLGDTFVMAAALLYGPWIGGLVGLIGPALADAIGFPQFILATAVVKGVEGAAVGLIGWTPRGAAASRVAVALAAGILILVAGYYVFEALIYPVMARRIPFFGVTDPTAALAEILPNLFQGVFSAAIAFGIWRVLGKKQTD